A window from Canis aureus isolate CA01 chromosome 23, VMU_Caureus_v.1.0, whole genome shotgun sequence encodes these proteins:
- the OOSP4A gene encoding oocyte-secreted protein 4A, protein MRVSGLFGGLLMLFMLIRGSEDVSVTCGQRWLQSRLKPRPSLTQKAQHHEICLGTGCPATGGTSDFFEFLYPLSSRGTRVEQLSVDNKALLTVVTMFRVGASETIHLDPDRLCRLHPRINASPAFPLPSPCSHHSVLCIQERGRLALLDSTFNAKYLKFTPRVTRSIVQERPWGILIESSITYVPTNLNITSYLPISWYTQRAAIDL, encoded by the exons ATGCGGGTCTCTGGCTTGTTCGGGGGGCTTCTTATGCTCTTTATGTTGATTCGTGGTTCTGAGGACG TGTCCGTGACCTGCGGCCAGCGCTGGCTTCAGAGCAGACTGAAACCAAGGCCGTCCCTGACCCAGAAAGCCCAGCACCATGAAATCTGTCTGGGAACTGGCTGTCCTGCAACTGGAGGGACCTCGGATTTCTTTGAGTTCCTTTACCCTCTGTCTTCTCGTGGAACCAGAGTTGAA CAACTCTCCGTAGATAATAAAGCATTGTTAACTGTGGTCACCATGTTCCGGGTTGGAGCCTCAGAAACTATCCATCTTGACCCTGACCGTTTGTGCCGCTTGCACCCTCGGATCAATGCCTCCCCGGCCTTCCCGCTGCCCAGCCCCTGCAGCCACCATTCTGTCCTCTGTATCCAGGAGCGTGGCCGTTTGGCTCTTCTAGATTCCACATTCAA TGCCAAATACTTAAAGTTCACTCCCAGAGTGACTCGCTCCATTGTCCAG GAGCGTCCATGGGGTATTCTCATCGAAAGTTCAATCACTTATGTGCCAACAAATTTAAATATCACTAGTTACCTTCCGATATCCTGGTACACCCAAAG GGCAGCAATTGACCTATAA